From Variimorphobacter saccharofermentans, one genomic window encodes:
- a CDS encoding FkbM family methyltransferase has protein sequence MQYTKKTKWNEIKKKYNYVVAWGTGSLFQMNYRKEYYPLDLLVDGTEKQVGMKFDDLTICGPDKISTDKNDKVLIVIYTIYEYDILNKISELGINADTIIYNLLIIEEAGDRKVPFWNGKHADDMILLELVNRLGFNKKKYLDIGVCHPIMRNNTYLLNEFGWTGVLVEPNPIFRELINIYRKNDLLLECGAGSSNGMLQYYSFPDHLGYGTFEKKIGEIREKSGLACVKLQIPIIGINTIIEEYFETYPAIIDIDIEGMDYEILKVLDTKKYPVEIIMCETQGDEEKYCNMMSEKGYLKYASVGENTIFLRQDIIPNGLFAIK, from the coding sequence ATGCAATATACAAAAAAAACAAAGTGGAATGAAATAAAGAAGAAATATAACTACGTCGTTGCATGGGGGACAGGATCACTGTTTCAGATGAATTATAGGAAAGAATACTATCCACTTGATCTGTTGGTTGATGGAACAGAAAAGCAAGTAGGGATGAAATTTGATGATTTAACGATTTGTGGACCAGATAAGATAAGTACTGATAAGAATGATAAAGTGCTGATTGTTATTTACACTATTTATGAATACGATATTTTAAATAAAATCAGCGAATTAGGAATCAATGCAGATACAATCATTTATAATTTACTAATAATTGAAGAAGCGGGTGACAGAAAGGTTCCGTTTTGGAATGGAAAGCATGCTGATGACATGATTTTATTAGAGCTGGTTAATAGACTGGGTTTTAATAAAAAGAAATATCTTGATATCGGTGTTTGTCATCCAATCATGAGAAATAACACATATTTATTGAATGAATTTGGATGGACAGGTGTTCTTGTAGAACCTAATCCTATTTTTCGAGAATTAATTAATATATATCGTAAGAATGATTTATTACTAGAATGTGGAGCAGGAAGTTCAAATGGAATGTTACAATACTATTCATTTCCTGACCATCTTGGCTACGGAACATTTGAGAAAAAAATCGGAGAAATTAGGGAAAAATCTGGATTGGCTTGTGTAAAGTTACAAATACCAATAATAGGAATTAATACAATTATAGAAGAGTATTTTGAAACATACCCTGCTATAATTGATATTGATATTGAAGGAATGGATTATGAGATATTGAAAGTATTGGATACGAAGAAATATCCGGTAGAGATCATTATGTGTGAGACGCAAGGAGATGAAGAAAAATATTGCAATATGATGAGTGAAAAGGGATATTTAAAGTATGCAAGTGTTGGAGAAAATACAATTTTTCTAAGACAGGATATTATACCGAATGGGTTATTTGCAATAAAATAA